The following DNA comes from Roseinatronobacter sp. S2.
CGTTCCCCTTGCGCAATGGCATCCGCATCGCTTTCCAGAAATGTCAGAATACCCAGACGATCTTGCAATGCCGCAGCCAGTGGCGCGTTGGACTGGCCAAGCAACGGACTTTCCCGGACAGAGCCGGTTGCGTGTTCGATGACGCCCGGCATGGCAATCGACAGGCTGTCAATCTCATCCAGGGTCCGGCCCGCGTCAATCAGACAGGACCGGACGCCATCGGCAATCAGATAGGCCAGCACATCCACAGGTTCGCGCGTCAAGCGCACCGGCAGGCTGAATTCTGACAACACATCCCCCTGAAAGTCGGTCAGAACAAAATGCATCCGGTAAGGGGACACCTTGACCCCGATGACGCAGGCCGCATCGGCCTTCAGTTGCAGCATGACTCTGGGCCGTCCGCGACCGCCCGTGCCACTGTTGCGCAGATCACCGACGCTTACAGGTTCAATAAATCCGCTTTCTATCAACGATCCGGTGATGGCCGAAATGGTCGTGGGCGACAGTTCGGTCCTTTCGGATATAGCAACGCGGGCCAACGGGCCATGCCGCCTGATCGTATCAAGAACATGGAAGCGGTTGATAGCACGCATTAATTCTGGATCGGCGGTCTTCATCAGCAGGTACTGTCCATTTTATTCCTGATACAAAATTACTCTGCTATTCCTGACCCACCGCGCCCTTGGAAGCAAGCGAAAATGGCCATTTTTCCTGCCAAATGGCAAAAAGCTTGACAGAACGGCAAACAGGTGCCCTATTTAATACACAATAAAAAAAATATCCTCCGAAAGCGGAGGCGCAACTGATTCAGGGAGGATCAAGATGAAATTCCATAGACCTGCTATTTTGGGTGTCACTCTCGCGACGGGGGGGCTTTTGTGTGCGACAACTGCCTTGGCGCAAACCGAAGTGCGCTGGATGCATATCGAGCAGAACCCTGCTTTCGTCTCGGTATGGGAAGAAATCGCCGCCACCTATAATGCGGAAAACCCCGACGTGAATGTGACCATGTCGTTTCTGGAGAATGAGGCATTCAAGGCACGACTGCCAACGTTGCTGCAATCAAATGCTGCGCCACATATCTTTTACAGCTGGGGGGGCGGTGTTCTTAGGGCGCAAGCCGAAAACGGCGCATTGATGAACCTGACCGAGGCAATGGCCGAAGATCGTGGCGGGCAGCCCTGGGGCGACAACTACAACCCGGCGGCGCTGAACGGGCTGAGTTTTGATGGCGAAGTCTGGGCTGTGCCCTTGCGCATGGGAACCGTCAGCTTCTTTTACAACAAGGAAATGTTTGCAGAAGCCGGGGTGAATTCGGAAGATCTGACAGACTGGTCATCGTTCCTTGACGCGATTGAAACGCTAAAGGATGCGGGGTTCACGCCGATTGGTGTCGGCGGCGGTGAACGCTGGCCGGTTCATTTCTACTGGAGTTATCTTGCAATGCGGATCGGTGGCCAGGAGGTGGTCGATAACGCAAAAACCGGTGCGGGCGAAGGGTTTGGCCACGAAGCCTTCATTCGCGCGGGTGAAGAACTGGCGCGACTTGGTGAACTTTCGCCATTCCAGCCCGGATATCTGGGCGCGACCTGGCCGCAAACGCTTGGAACTTTTGGTGATGGGAATGTCGCGATGATCCTGTCGTTCGAAAACACCGACGGCACACAGCGCAACAACGCGGCTGACGGGGTTGGCCTTGATTCAGACAATATCGGACGGTTTCCATTCCCGATGGTCGAAGGGGGCAACAGCCAGATCACCGACACGCTGGGCGGGCTGAACGGCTGGGCTGTAACTGCGAATGCCCCACCAGAGACGCTGGATTTCCTCGCCTATCTTACAAACGCGGATAATCAGCGCAAGATGGCTGCGGCACAGATGCTGATACCCGTCGCGGTTGGCGCTGAAGACGCAATCGAGGGCCTTCATCTGCGCGGTGCGGCTGAACAGCTTGCGGCATCGACATGGCATCAGAACTACTTTGATCAGGATTTTGGTCCTTCGCTTGGCCGGGTCATTAACGATATTTCGGTGGAGTTGGTCACAGGCAACATGTCCCCCGAAGAGGCTGTCTTGATGCTGGAGAACGAGTTCTCTTTGCAGTGATGTGACGCCCCGCACAATAAGGTCCGTTGCCGACCCGTGTCGGCGGCGGCCCATGATCAAGAGGAGTATGGCCTGTGGGTTTTGCAAAGGACGGACTACTGGCAAAAGCCGGCGAGGCAATTCGCGAGAATGCACGGCCAATCCGTCGCGAAAAGGTCATTGGCCCCAGCCGGCTTCCGGTCCTGTTGCTGTTCATCCCCCCCGCACTGCTTCTTTTCACGATCTTCGTCATGCTACCGATGGGCGAAGCGGCCTGGTACAGTTTGTACAACTGGTCAGGCTATGGGCGACCAACCCAGTTTGTTGGACTGCGCAATTTCGAGGTGCTTTTCCAAAACAGGGCTTTTCACAAGGCGTTGACCAATACCGGACTGATCATGGTTGTGTCGATCGTGATTCAGGTGCCTCTGGCGCTTTGGCTTGCGATGCTGCTGGCGGAACGGTTTCCGGGTGTCGTTGCCTTCCGGTTGATATTTTTCCTGCCTTATGTGCTGGCTGATGTTGCAGCCGGTCTGATATGGCGTTTCGTCTATGATGGTGATTACGGGCTTTTTGCCGCGATCTTTGGCTTCTTCGGGCTTGAGCCGCCCTATGTGCTCGCCGACAGGGATCTTGCGATATATGCGGTGCTGGCGGTCGTGGTGTGGAAATATTTTGGGTTTCACATGATGCTGTTCATTGCCGGTCTGCAATCAATAGACCGCAACCTGCTGGAAGCCGCCGATATTGATGGCGCCAGCCGCTGGCAAAGGTTCCGCTATGTGACGCTTCCCTTGCTTGCGCCGACACTGCGCCTTTCTGTTTTCTTTGCGGTCATCGGGTCACTTCAGCTGTTTGATGTGGTGATGCCCTTGACCGGTGGTGGGCCGCTGAACAGCACCGAAACACTTGTTACGTTCCTGTACAGCTATGGTGTCATGCGAACCCAGATCGGGTTTGGCAGCGCCGCTGGTGTGGTCCTGTTCCTGCTTTGTGTTGTTCTGGCATTCACCTATAAACGGGCACTTATGCGCAATGACTGATGTGACCTCTACGATACGGCCTGCGGTTGGGCGGAACACCCGGAAACCCGGCGTCCGTTTTGTGCGGCTTCTCTATGTTTACGCGGTGTTGTTTATCGTGGCCAGCATTGTGCTGATCCCGCTTCTGACAACGGCGCTGGGTGGCTTCAAGACACTTGGGGATTTGCGGACAAATCCGTTCGGCATTCCCGATATCTGGCAATGGCAGAACTACGGTGACATCCTGTTTTCCAGACGCTACTGGCGGATGCTGTGGAATTCGGTGTTCATTTCGACCTTCACGGTTTTCCTGACGCTGGCCGTGGCGGGTATGGCGGCGTTCACTCTGGCCCATATCCGTTTTTTCGGGTCTGGCTATCTGTTCAACTACTTCTTGCTTGGGCTGATGTTTCCGGTCGCCACGGCAATTCTGCCGCTTTTCATCCGCATCCGTGATCTGGGGCTTCTGGACAGTCACTGGGGGGTTATCCTGCCACAGGTCGCGTTTGGCCTTGGGATGAGCATACTTCTGATGCGCAACTTCTTTCGCAACGTCCCTCAGGAGTTGTTTGATGCCGCTTTCGTGGATGGTTGCAGCTACATCCGCTTTTTCTGGGCCGTAACGCTGCCTTTGTCACGGCCAATCATCGCCACGGTTGGTATTGTCGCTTTTGTGCAAAGCTGGAACAATTACATCATTCCGCTGATTTTGCTGACCTCGGAAGAAAACTATCCCTGGCCGCTCGGCATTATGTCTTACCGGGGCGAGTATGGCACAGACTGGCAACTGATCCTGGCCTTCATCACCCTGACGATCCTGCCGACAATCATCGTATTTTTCGCGGCACAAAAGCATATTATCGCAGGCCTGACGGCTGGTGCGGTCAAGGGTTGATTACCTGAACGGCTGCTACAGGGCAGCTGCCCTGTCAAACGGCACGACTACCCCACACGAAAGGCGCCACAATGGCAAAAGTCTCGATAAGCAATGTCTACAAATTCTATGGGGCAATAGAGGTTCTCCATGGGGTCTCGATAGAAATCGAGGATGGAGAATTCGTCGTTCTTGTCGGCCCCTCCGGCTGCGGCAAGTCGACATTGCTGCGGATGATCGCCGGCCTAGAGGCAATTTCAGACGGGACAATTTCCGTGGATGGGCTTGTGATCAATGATGTTGCGCCGAAAGAGCGTGATATCGCGATGGTGTTTCAGAACTATGCGCTTTATCCGCATATGACTGTCAGGGAAAACATGGGCTTTTCGCTAAAGCTGCGGGGCAGTTCAAAATCTGAAATCAACGCAGCGGTCGAAAAAGCCGCGGCCATTCTTGGGCTTGGGCCGCTTCTTGAACGGATTCCCCGCGATCTTTCGGGGGGGCAGCGCCAGCGCGTCGCCATGGGCCGGGCGATTGTGCGCGACCCCAAAGTCTTCCTGTTCGATGAGCCGCTGTCAAACCTTGATGCAAAGCTGCGGGTGCAGATGCGCACCGAAGTCAAGGACCTGCACCAGCGCCTGAAATCAACCACCGTGTATGTCACCCACGACCAGATCGAGGCGATGACAATGGCCGACAAGATTGTTGTGATGCATGACGGCATTGTAGAACAGGTCGGAACGCCCCTGGAATTGTATGACAAGCCGAAAAATATGTTTGTTGCGGGGTTTCTTGGCTCTCCCGCTATGAATTTTATACAGGGGACATACCGATCAGGCGAAAGGCCGATGCTTGATGTTGGCGAAGGCCAGCTTGTGCCGATCATGCCGCAGGCAAATGTCGCCGACGGTGTCAAAATCGCATTGGGCATCCGTCCCGAAGATGTCGTCATTGATCACGATGATGGGCTTCCGGTCCGTGTTGGTGTAATTGAACCCACAGGTGCGGAAACCTATCTTTTCGCACGCCACCATGAAACAGAAATTGTGTGCGTCCTGCGCGAACGGGTGGACCTGAAACCCGGCGACAATATTAAACTTTCCCTCGCCAGTCCCGCCGCGCATCTGTTCGATTTAGCGACGACCCTGCGCCTTGAATAGGGCCTGCCGCGCAAAAGTGGGAACCGGTTTGCGTGTCCGTGACATGCGTTATCAATAGGTTACTGTGTGGCACTGCCGATGTGTTTGCGCACTTTTGCAAGGGCCGCGTCCACCGTGGCAGCATAATGGACCAGCGGGCGCTTCAGGCCATGTGTTATGAATGCCCGCC
Coding sequences within:
- a CDS encoding ABC transporter substrate-binding protein — encoded protein: MKFHRPAILGVTLATGGLLCATTALAQTEVRWMHIEQNPAFVSVWEEIAATYNAENPDVNVTMSFLENEAFKARLPTLLQSNAAPHIFYSWGGGVLRAQAENGALMNLTEAMAEDRGGQPWGDNYNPAALNGLSFDGEVWAVPLRMGTVSFFYNKEMFAEAGVNSEDLTDWSSFLDAIETLKDAGFTPIGVGGGERWPVHFYWSYLAMRIGGQEVVDNAKTGAGEGFGHEAFIRAGEELARLGELSPFQPGYLGATWPQTLGTFGDGNVAMILSFENTDGTQRNNAADGVGLDSDNIGRFPFPMVEGGNSQITDTLGGLNGWAVTANAPPETLDFLAYLTNADNQRKMAAAQMLIPVAVGAEDAIEGLHLRGAAEQLAASTWHQNYFDQDFGPSLGRVINDISVELVTGNMSPEEAVLMLENEFSLQ
- a CDS encoding carbohydrate ABC transporter permease; the protein is MRENARPIRREKVIGPSRLPVLLLFIPPALLLFTIFVMLPMGEAAWYSLYNWSGYGRPTQFVGLRNFEVLFQNRAFHKALTNTGLIMVVSIVIQVPLALWLAMLLAERFPGVVAFRLIFFLPYVLADVAAGLIWRFVYDGDYGLFAAIFGFFGLEPPYVLADRDLAIYAVLAVVVWKYFGFHMMLFIAGLQSIDRNLLEAADIDGASRWQRFRYVTLPLLAPTLRLSVFFAVIGSLQLFDVVMPLTGGGPLNSTETLVTFLYSYGVMRTQIGFGSAAGVVLFLLCVVLAFTYKRALMRND
- a CDS encoding carbohydrate ABC transporter permease is translated as MTDVTSTIRPAVGRNTRKPGVRFVRLLYVYAVLFIVASIVLIPLLTTALGGFKTLGDLRTNPFGIPDIWQWQNYGDILFSRRYWRMLWNSVFISTFTVFLTLAVAGMAAFTLAHIRFFGSGYLFNYFLLGLMFPVATAILPLFIRIRDLGLLDSHWGVILPQVAFGLGMSILLMRNFFRNVPQELFDAAFVDGCSYIRFFWAVTLPLSRPIIATVGIVAFVQSWNNYIIPLILLTSEENYPWPLGIMSYRGEYGTDWQLILAFITLTILPTIIVFFAAQKHIIAGLTAGAVKG
- a CDS encoding ABC transporter ATP-binding protein, producing MAKVSISNVYKFYGAIEVLHGVSIEIEDGEFVVLVGPSGCGKSTLLRMIAGLEAISDGTISVDGLVINDVAPKERDIAMVFQNYALYPHMTVRENMGFSLKLRGSSKSEINAAVEKAAAILGLGPLLERIPRDLSGGQRQRVAMGRAIVRDPKVFLFDEPLSNLDAKLRVQMRTEVKDLHQRLKSTTVYVTHDQIEAMTMADKIVVMHDGIVEQVGTPLELYDKPKNMFVAGFLGSPAMNFIQGTYRSGERPMLDVGEGQLVPIMPQANVADGVKIALGIRPEDVVIDHDDGLPVRVGVIEPTGAETYLFARHHETEIVCVLRERVDLKPGDNIKLSLASPAAHLFDLATTLRLE